Proteins co-encoded in one Arachis stenosperma cultivar V10309 chromosome 7, arast.V10309.gnm1.PFL2, whole genome shotgun sequence genomic window:
- the LOC130941268 gene encoding YTH domain-containing protein ECT2-like isoform X2 produces the protein MITGYGGFFGEPDNQGYYVGADAVDLQYPVVPADNGSYAYLMPGFQTGYSSYFPLNTAGVDGQYVGHQVYPPGSIFQQPIGSPGYFSSSLPYGEFLPSTYSWDLSSTTQDRSQGDGRNEFSGKPNGRTNLSTQNHAGGIVSKSPHAANLTNQLEAKGSTPSLDVLSTHVKPKQVNKAPFSALHSETMAKGCLPVAKFPTYNQGKSGYLYPNNLLNVKASTKSWVSTDKLKLRSKVNGSLNEQNQGPRTTNVKGSSVSVGAGSGNASSKIRIDLYNSPEFVTKYDHALFFVIKSYSEDDVHKSIKYNVWASTPNGNKRLDGAFQDAQKRMEEKASKCPVFLFFSVNASGQFCGVAEMTGRVDFNKSMDFWQQDKWNGYFPVKWHIIKDVPNPQLRHIILENNDHKPVTNSRDTQEVSFAQGIEILNIFKNYIARTSILDDFEFYESRQKVMQEKKMRQSVPHANMQHVDELTTTLESLDISNVKNSNMMEDPKLVEKVKD, from the exons ATGATCACAGGTTATGGTGGTTTCTTTGGAGAGCCAGATAATCAAGGATACTATGTTGGTGCTGATGCAGTTGATCTTCAGTATCCT gttGTGCCAGCAGATAATGGATCTTATGCCTATCTCATGCCAGGATTTCAGACTGGCTACTCTTCATATTTTCCTCTGAATACAGCTGGCGTCGACGGGCAGTATGTGGGCCATCAAGTGTATCCCCCTGGCTCCATATTCCAACAACCAATTGGTTCACCTGGGTACTTCTCGTCTTCTCTACCTTATGGGGAGTTTCTGCCGTCAACATATTCGTGGGATTTGTCGTCAACCACACAAGATCGGTCACAAGGTGATGGCCGTAATGAGTTCTCCGGGAAACCAAATGGTAGAACCAATTTGTCTACACAGAATCATGCGGGTGGTATAGTGTCAAAGTCCCCACATGCAGCTAACTTAACCAATCAATTGGAAGCAAAGGGTTCAACCCCATCGTTGGATGTCTTGTCAACTCATGTTAAGCCAAAACAAGTTAACAAG GCACCGTTTTCGGCCCTCCATTCAGAAACAATGGCAAAGGGTTGTTTGCCTGTCGCCAAATTTCCAACATACAATCAAGGGAAGAGTGGATACCTCTATCCGAATAACTTGCTTAACGTGAAAGCATCTACAAAGAGTTGGGTTAGTACTGACAAGTTAAAACTGCGAAGCAAGGTTAATGGTTCGCTCAATGAGCAAAATCAGGGTCCTAGAACGACTAATGTGAAAGGTTCATCTGTATCTGTGGGAGCTGGGAGTGGAAATGCTAGTAGCAAAATCAGGATAGATCTATATAACAGTCCTGAATTTGTGACCAAATATGATCATGCACTTTTCTTCGTCATCAAATCATACAGCGAAGATGATGTCCATAAGAGCATCAAGTACAATGTGTGGGCAAGTACTCCTAACGGGAATAAGAGGTTGGATGGTGCATTTCAGGATGCACAAAAGCGGATGGAAGAGAAAGCAAGCAAGTGCCCCGTATTCCTTTTCTTTTCG GTCAATGCCAGTGGTCAATTTTGTGGAGTAGCCGAGATGACCGGGCGAGTCGATTTCAATAAAAGTATGGATTTCTGGCAACAAGACAAATGGAATGGATACTTCCCTGTCAAATGGCACATCATAAAGGATGTTCCAAATCCTCAGCTACGACATATAATCCTAGAGAATAACGATCATAAGCCAGTAACAAATAGTCGAGACACACAAGAG GTGAGTTTTGCGCAAGGTATCGAAATTCTCAACATCTTTAAGAACTATATAGCAAGAACATCCATATTGGACGACTTTGAATTCTATGAGAGCCGCCAGAAGGTCATGCAGGAAAAGAAAATGAGGCAGTCTGTGCCCCACGCCAACATGCAG CATGTAGATGAATTAACAACTACACTTGAGTCATTAGACATATCAAATGTGAAGAACAGCAACATGATGGAGGATCCGAAGTTGGTTGAGAAAGTGAAAGACTGA
- the LOC130941268 gene encoding YTH domain-containing protein ECT2-like isoform X1 produces MAAQLQKPADELVRKKPHGDSSTVELNNSKMVPSKGGSSPSDARSCVSSVGDASGSGKEGDVDHEYLAMDQSVPFPGGGYYGYYYPGYGGFFGEPDNQGYYVGADAVDLQYPVVPADNGSYAYLMPGFQTGYSSYFPLNTAGVDGQYVGHQVYPPGSIFQQPIGSPGYFSSSLPYGEFLPSTYSWDLSSTTQDRSQGDGRNEFSGKPNGRTNLSTQNHAGGIVSKSPHAANLTNQLEAKGSTPSLDVLSTHVKPKQVNKAPFSALHSETMAKGCLPVAKFPTYNQGKSGYLYPNNLLNVKASTKSWVSTDKLKLRSKVNGSLNEQNQGPRTTNVKGSSVSVGAGSGNASSKIRIDLYNSPEFVTKYDHALFFVIKSYSEDDVHKSIKYNVWASTPNGNKRLDGAFQDAQKRMEEKASKCPVFLFFSVNASGQFCGVAEMTGRVDFNKSMDFWQQDKWNGYFPVKWHIIKDVPNPQLRHIILENNDHKPVTNSRDTQEVSFAQGIEILNIFKNYIARTSILDDFEFYESRQKVMQEKKMRQSVPHANMQHVDELTTTLESLDISNVKNSNMMEDPKLVEKVKD; encoded by the exons ATGGCTGCTCAATTGCAGAAAC CTGCGGATGAACTTGTTAGGAAGAAGCCTCATGGTGATTCTTCAACGGTTGAACTCAATAATTCCAAAATG GTTCCTTCAAAGGGTGGAAGCTCTCCATCAGATGCAAGATCATGTGTGTCATCTGTAGGAGATGCATCTGGGAGTGGTAAAGAAGGAGATGTGGATCATGAGTACCTTGCCATGGATCAGAGTGTTCCTTTTCCTGGTGGTGGCTATTATGGCTACTACTATCCAG GTTATGGTGGTTTCTTTGGAGAGCCAGATAATCAAGGATACTATGTTGGTGCTGATGCAGTTGATCTTCAGTATCCT gttGTGCCAGCAGATAATGGATCTTATGCCTATCTCATGCCAGGATTTCAGACTGGCTACTCTTCATATTTTCCTCTGAATACAGCTGGCGTCGACGGGCAGTATGTGGGCCATCAAGTGTATCCCCCTGGCTCCATATTCCAACAACCAATTGGTTCACCTGGGTACTTCTCGTCTTCTCTACCTTATGGGGAGTTTCTGCCGTCAACATATTCGTGGGATTTGTCGTCAACCACACAAGATCGGTCACAAGGTGATGGCCGTAATGAGTTCTCCGGGAAACCAAATGGTAGAACCAATTTGTCTACACAGAATCATGCGGGTGGTATAGTGTCAAAGTCCCCACATGCAGCTAACTTAACCAATCAATTGGAAGCAAAGGGTTCAACCCCATCGTTGGATGTCTTGTCAACTCATGTTAAGCCAAAACAAGTTAACAAG GCACCGTTTTCGGCCCTCCATTCAGAAACAATGGCAAAGGGTTGTTTGCCTGTCGCCAAATTTCCAACATACAATCAAGGGAAGAGTGGATACCTCTATCCGAATAACTTGCTTAACGTGAAAGCATCTACAAAGAGTTGGGTTAGTACTGACAAGTTAAAACTGCGAAGCAAGGTTAATGGTTCGCTCAATGAGCAAAATCAGGGTCCTAGAACGACTAATGTGAAAGGTTCATCTGTATCTGTGGGAGCTGGGAGTGGAAATGCTAGTAGCAAAATCAGGATAGATCTATATAACAGTCCTGAATTTGTGACCAAATATGATCATGCACTTTTCTTCGTCATCAAATCATACAGCGAAGATGATGTCCATAAGAGCATCAAGTACAATGTGTGGGCAAGTACTCCTAACGGGAATAAGAGGTTGGATGGTGCATTTCAGGATGCACAAAAGCGGATGGAAGAGAAAGCAAGCAAGTGCCCCGTATTCCTTTTCTTTTCG GTCAATGCCAGTGGTCAATTTTGTGGAGTAGCCGAGATGACCGGGCGAGTCGATTTCAATAAAAGTATGGATTTCTGGCAACAAGACAAATGGAATGGATACTTCCCTGTCAAATGGCACATCATAAAGGATGTTCCAAATCCTCAGCTACGACATATAATCCTAGAGAATAACGATCATAAGCCAGTAACAAATAGTCGAGACACACAAGAG GTGAGTTTTGCGCAAGGTATCGAAATTCTCAACATCTTTAAGAACTATATAGCAAGAACATCCATATTGGACGACTTTGAATTCTATGAGAGCCGCCAGAAGGTCATGCAGGAAAAGAAAATGAGGCAGTCTGTGCCCCACGCCAACATGCAG CATGTAGATGAATTAACAACTACACTTGAGTCATTAGACATATCAAATGTGAAGAACAGCAACATGATGGAGGATCCGAAGTTGGTTGAGAAAGTGAAAGACTGA